The following proteins are encoded in a genomic region of Magnolia sinica isolate HGM2019 chromosome 1, MsV1, whole genome shotgun sequence:
- the LOC131220721 gene encoding SURP and G-patch domain-containing protein 1-like protein, producing the protein MDKRSGSSLFVNDGSFMEKFKQLQQEKKVKEAEASESKSGITCNSSGSLRPNATSSKIALDDKTNDVRKSIPSTSNGKLAFSLKQKSKLTVAPVKLGADEDDDEGDTGNGLSDGPAKRQKLGQPDVSGTSSDEGDVAPSPPNDPAVKKVADKLASFVAKNGRQFEHVARQRNPGDTPFKFLFDESCANYKYYEHRLIEEEKALAQINDSQASASTSTSSRTSSGSQRSNVQHHSNYQIPASALYEASEDARSSTSSVQATSVGRVSSYGESSGPSAADPIAMMEFYMKKAAHEERRRQPRQSKDEMPPPASLQASVKKGHHMGDYIPPEELEKFLSSCNDAAAQKAAREAAERAKIQADNVGHKLLSKMGWREGEGLGSSKSGRADPVMAGNVKLDNLGVGAEQPGEVTPDDDIYEQYKKRMMLGYRYRPNPLNNPRKAYY; encoded by the exons ATGGACAAACGAAGTGGTTCTAGTCTTTTTGTTAATGATGGGTCCTTTATGGAAAAGTTTAAACAGCTTCAACAAGAGAAGAAGGTGAAGGAGGCGGAGGCATCAGAGTCTAAATCTGGCATAACATGCAATTCATCGGGGTCTTTAAGGCCCAATGCTACCAGTAGTAAGATTGCATTGGATGATAAAACAAATGACGTCCGGAAGTCTATCCCATCCACTTCAAATGGCAAACTTGCATTCAGCTTGAAACAGAAGTCAAAGCTTACAGTAGCTCCTGTTAAGTTAGGtgcagatgaagatgatgatgaaggggaTACAGGAAATGGGCTCAGCGACGGACCAGCAAAACGGCAGAAGTTGGGTCAACCAGATGTCTCCGGGACTTCGTCGGACGAAGGGGATGTTG CACCATCTCCCCCAAATGATCCTGCAGTGAAGAAAGTTGCAGACaagttagcaagttttgtggcaaAAAATGGACGACAGTTTGAACATGTTGCACGTCAAAGGAATCCTGGAGATACACCTTTTAA GTTTCTATTTGATGAAAGCTGTGCAAATTACAAATATTACGAGCACAGACTAATTGAAGAGGAGAAGGCTCTTGCACAGATAAATGATTCTCAAGCATCAG CCTCTACAAGTACATCATCTagaacatcaagtgggtctcagaGGAGTAATGTTCAACACCATTCTAATTATCAAATCCCAGCTTCGGCCCTATACGAGGCCAGTGAGGATGCTAGGTCTTCTACAAGTTCAGTTCAAGCAACATCAGTGGGAAGAGTGTCCTCTTATg GTGAGTCAAGTGGACCTTCAGCTGCGGATCCCATTGCAATGATGGAATTCTACATGAAAAAAGCTGCTCATGAAGAGCGTAGGAGGCAGCCTAGACAGTCAAAAGATGAAATGCCTCCGCCTGCTTCTCTTCAAG CTTCAGTAAAAAAGGGCCATCACATGGGCGATTATATACCGCCTGAGGAGCTTGAGAAGTTTTTGTCTAGCTGCAATGATGCCGCTGCACAAAAAGCTGCTAGAGAGGCAGCAGAAAGGGCTAAAATCCAAGCTGACAATGTTGGGCATAAGCTTCTATCCAAAATGGGATGGAGAGAAG GTGAGGGTCTTGGCAGTTCCAAGAGTGGACGTGCAGATCCAGTGATGGCAGGAAATGTAAAATTGGACAACCTAGGGGTTGGAGCAGAACAACCTGGGGAAGTCACCCCTGATGACGACATCTATGAGCAGTATAAGAAACGGATGATGCTTGGTTACCGTTACAGGCCAAACCCACTG AACAATCCTAGAAAAGCATATTATTGA